A window of Dehalococcoidales bacterium genomic DNA:
GTCGAGGGACATCAGGGACAACGTGAGGGCTATCTTGGGCGGGCAGTACGCGTGTAAGGTGAGCAACCGTACGGATTATACATGAAGCCAGAGGCTCAGCGTGATACCCGCGTGCCGGGTCTGTCGCAGGAGCTTCGCTGCACAGAAGACTGTTTCGTGCAACCGATGACACAATAGCCTATAATGTTACCCTCGGAAGATAAAAGAAGAGGCTGGGCATCCCGATACCGGGAAAATCCAGCCTTATTCTATAATGGCTATACCAGCAAAACCTAGCTCTTACTGATTCCAGTTTATCACCAAAAGTGCACTTCCACTTAACAAGGGGAAGGGGCGCCTCTCAGAAGAGGCGGGGCGCCTCTCAGAAGAGGCGGGGCGCCCCTCAGAAGGGGCAGGCCTCTCTGGACTCTTCATTTTTCAGCACCCTGCTAGTCCCTCTTTTGAGCGAGCAGGCAGGCCCTACTGCGACTGTCCCAGTGCAGGTCAATGAACTTGAACCGTGAATAATTATCGAGCAATTCAGTGGTGGTGAAAAAGTGGTGCGGAATCCCGCTCTCAAGATGGTCGGTCAGGAGATAGGTGCCCGGTTCTATTTCGTGTCCATTGCGAAAGTGCAGCGGTCCCGGAGGTCTGCATCCGCCGACCATCACGAATAGCCACCCGTCATCTCTGAGAATCCGATGAATTTCACCAGTCGTCCGGCGAATATCATCCAGGGTGCCATGATTGATGACCTGAAACGATATTACGGCGTCAAAGGAGCCGCTACGGAAAGGGATTGCCGTCATATCAGCGCAGGCCATCTCAGCGGACAGACGCCTCTCAGCGAGCCACTTCCCGGCCAGACGTAGCGCGGTCGGAGCGTAATCAAGCCCATACATGCCGTAGCCCAAACTGGCGAAGTAGACGAGGTGGCGTCCGTTACCGCAA
This region includes:
- a CDS encoding class I SAM-dependent methyltransferase, which produces MAKETSGWEHIYRQSPAHQDRKIPHEDVESLHRLFHKNGARRVLDLGCGNGRHLVYFASLGYGMYGLDYAPTALRLAGKWLAERRLSAEMACADMTAIPFRSGSFDAVISFQVINHGTLDDIRRTTGEIHRILRDDGWLFVMVGGCRPPGPLHFRNGHEIEPGTYLLTDHLESGIPHHFFTTTELLDNYSRFKFIDLHWDSRSRACLLAQKRD